One segment of Synchiropus splendidus isolate RoL2022-P1 chromosome 4, RoL_Sspl_1.0, whole genome shotgun sequence DNA contains the following:
- the LOC128757045 gene encoding cyclin-dependent kinase 17 isoform X1, with translation MNHSFTHVAGAVNEDEIFIASTFCILCSTVKSDMAVLCPDMEKMKRIKKRLSLTLRPSQTIDESLSELAEQMTMDDNGAKDNEPFMRNGRPPTSHSMHSFLHQYTGSFKKPPLRRPHSVIGGSLGSFMSMPRNGSRLDIVHENLKMGSDGESDQASGTSSDEVQSPTGVCLRNRVHRRISMEDLNKRLSLPADIRIPDGYLEKLQLTSPPFDQPLSRRSRRASLSEIGFGKLETYIKLDKLGEGTYATVFKGRSKLTDNLVALKEIRLEHEEGAPCTAIREVSLLKDLKHANIVTLHDIVHTDKSLTLVFEYLDKDLKQYMDDCGNIMSMHNVKIFLFQILRGLAYCHKRKVLHRDLKPQNLLINERGELKLADFGLARAKSVPTKTYSNEVVTLWYRPPDVLLGSSEYSTQIDMWGVGCIFYEMAAGRPLFPGSTVEDELHLIFRLLGTPTEEKWPGISSIDEFKSYNFPKYKPQPFINHAPRLDSEGIELLLSFLRYESKKRISAEEAMKQCYFRQLGIRVHTLPESASIFTLKEVQLQRDPGYRNSTYPDLGNGKMNRRQSMLF, from the exons ATGAATCACTCTTTCACTCACGTGGCGGGGGCTGTCAATGAGGATGAAATATTCATCGCATCAACCTTCTGTATTCTTTGTTCAACTGTGAAATCGGATATG GCCGTGCTCTGCCCTGAcatggagaagatgaagagaaTTAAGAAGCGCCTGTCGCTAACGCTTCGTCCCAGCCAGACCATCGACGAGTCTCTGTCTGAACTGGCCGAGCAAATGACCATGGACGACAATGGCGCTAAGGATAACG AGCCCTTCATGAGGAATGGCCGTCCCCCGACCTCCCACAGCATGCACTCATTCCTTCACCAGTACACTGGGTCCTTCAAGAAGCCGCCGCTCCGACGACCTCACAGCGTCATCGGGGGTTCGCTGGGCTCTTTCATGTCAATGCCACGCAATGGCAGTCGTCTAG ATATCGTGCATGAAAACCTGAAGATGGGTTCAGACGGGGAGAGCGACCAGGCTTCGGGAACCTCCTCAGATGAGGTCCAGTCTCCAACCGGCGTTTGTCTCAGGAACAGAGTCCACCGGCGCATCTCTATGGAG GACCTCAACAAGCGTTTGTCACTGCCTGCTGACATACGAATTCCTGATGGCTACttggagaagctgcagctgacCAGCCCACCCTTCGACCAGCCTCTCAGTCGCCGCTCCCGTCGAGCATCACTG TCTGAGATTGGTTTTGGGAAGCTGGAGACATACATCAAACTTGACAAGCTGGGAGAG GGAACCTATGCTACAGTATTTAAAGGACGCAGTAAGTTAACTGACAACCTGGTGGCGTTGAAGGAGATTCGGCTGGAGCATGAAGAGGGAGCCCCGTGTACTGCCATTCGAGAAG tgtCGTTACTAAAGGACCTCAAACATGCAAACATTGTCACGTTACATGACATTGTCCACACAGACAAGAGCCTCACACTCGTTTTTGAGTATCTG GACAAAGATCTGAAACAGTACATGGACGACTGTGGGAACATCATGAGTATGCACAATGTGAAG ATCTTCCTGTTTCAGATCCTGCGAGGCCTGGCCTACTGTCACAAGAGGAAGGTCCTCCACAGAGACCTGAAGCCCCAGAACCTGCTTATTAATGAGAGAGGGGAGCTCAAACTGGCAGATTTTG GTTTAGCTCGAGCCAAATCCGTCCCCACCAAGACCTACTCCAACGAGGTGGTGACACTGTGGTACCGGCCCCCTGATGTTCTGCTGGGGTCCTCTGAGTACTCCACGCAAATCGACATGTG GGGAGTTGGCTGTATATTCTATGAGATGGCTGCAGGTCGGCCACTGTTCCCTGGGTCCACAGTGGAGGATGAGCTCCACCTCATCTTCAGGTTACTGG GTACACCTACGGAGGAGAAGTGGCCTGGGATCTCCTCCATAGATGAGTTCAAGTCCTACAACTTCCCCAAATACAAGCCCCAGCCCTTCATCAATCACGCTCCCAG GCTGGACAGTGAAGGCATCGAGCTGCTGCTGTCGTTTCTCAGA TACGAATCGAAGAAGAGGATCTCGGCTGAGGAGGCGATGAAGCAGTGCTACTTCAGGCAGCTTGGCATAAGAGTCCACACACTTCCAGAGA GTGCATCAATATTTACGTTGAAGGAGgtccagctgcagagagaccCGGGCTACAGGAACTCGACCTACCCAGACTTAG GAAACGGCAAGATGAACCGCAGGCAGAGCATGCTCTTCTAG
- the LOC128757045 gene encoding cyclin-dependent kinase 17 isoform X2, translating to MEKMKRIKKRLSLTLRPSQTIDESLSELAEQMTMDDNGAKDNEPFMRNGRPPTSHSMHSFLHQYTGSFKKPPLRRPHSVIGGSLGSFMSMPRNGSRLDIVHENLKMGSDGESDQASGTSSDEVQSPTGVCLRNRVHRRISMEDLNKRLSLPADIRIPDGYLEKLQLTSPPFDQPLSRRSRRASLSEIGFGKLETYIKLDKLGEGTYATVFKGRSKLTDNLVALKEIRLEHEEGAPCTAIREVSLLKDLKHANIVTLHDIVHTDKSLTLVFEYLDKDLKQYMDDCGNIMSMHNVKIFLFQILRGLAYCHKRKVLHRDLKPQNLLINERGELKLADFGLARAKSVPTKTYSNEVVTLWYRPPDVLLGSSEYSTQIDMWGVGCIFYEMAAGRPLFPGSTVEDELHLIFRLLGTPTEEKWPGISSIDEFKSYNFPKYKPQPFINHAPRLDSEGIELLLSFLRYESKKRISAEEAMKQCYFRQLGIRVHTLPESASIFTLKEVQLQRDPGYRNSTYPDLGNGKMNRRQSMLF from the exons atggagaagatgaagagaaTTAAGAAGCGCCTGTCGCTAACGCTTCGTCCCAGCCAGACCATCGACGAGTCTCTGTCTGAACTGGCCGAGCAAATGACCATGGACGACAATGGCGCTAAGGATAACG AGCCCTTCATGAGGAATGGCCGTCCCCCGACCTCCCACAGCATGCACTCATTCCTTCACCAGTACACTGGGTCCTTCAAGAAGCCGCCGCTCCGACGACCTCACAGCGTCATCGGGGGTTCGCTGGGCTCTTTCATGTCAATGCCACGCAATGGCAGTCGTCTAG ATATCGTGCATGAAAACCTGAAGATGGGTTCAGACGGGGAGAGCGACCAGGCTTCGGGAACCTCCTCAGATGAGGTCCAGTCTCCAACCGGCGTTTGTCTCAGGAACAGAGTCCACCGGCGCATCTCTATGGAG GACCTCAACAAGCGTTTGTCACTGCCTGCTGACATACGAATTCCTGATGGCTACttggagaagctgcagctgacCAGCCCACCCTTCGACCAGCCTCTCAGTCGCCGCTCCCGTCGAGCATCACTG TCTGAGATTGGTTTTGGGAAGCTGGAGACATACATCAAACTTGACAAGCTGGGAGAG GGAACCTATGCTACAGTATTTAAAGGACGCAGTAAGTTAACTGACAACCTGGTGGCGTTGAAGGAGATTCGGCTGGAGCATGAAGAGGGAGCCCCGTGTACTGCCATTCGAGAAG tgtCGTTACTAAAGGACCTCAAACATGCAAACATTGTCACGTTACATGACATTGTCCACACAGACAAGAGCCTCACACTCGTTTTTGAGTATCTG GACAAAGATCTGAAACAGTACATGGACGACTGTGGGAACATCATGAGTATGCACAATGTGAAG ATCTTCCTGTTTCAGATCCTGCGAGGCCTGGCCTACTGTCACAAGAGGAAGGTCCTCCACAGAGACCTGAAGCCCCAGAACCTGCTTATTAATGAGAGAGGGGAGCTCAAACTGGCAGATTTTG GTTTAGCTCGAGCCAAATCCGTCCCCACCAAGACCTACTCCAACGAGGTGGTGACACTGTGGTACCGGCCCCCTGATGTTCTGCTGGGGTCCTCTGAGTACTCCACGCAAATCGACATGTG GGGAGTTGGCTGTATATTCTATGAGATGGCTGCAGGTCGGCCACTGTTCCCTGGGTCCACAGTGGAGGATGAGCTCCACCTCATCTTCAGGTTACTGG GTACACCTACGGAGGAGAAGTGGCCTGGGATCTCCTCCATAGATGAGTTCAAGTCCTACAACTTCCCCAAATACAAGCCCCAGCCCTTCATCAATCACGCTCCCAG GCTGGACAGTGAAGGCATCGAGCTGCTGCTGTCGTTTCTCAGA TACGAATCGAAGAAGAGGATCTCGGCTGAGGAGGCGATGAAGCAGTGCTACTTCAGGCAGCTTGGCATAAGAGTCCACACACTTCCAGAGA GTGCATCAATATTTACGTTGAAGGAGgtccagctgcagagagaccCGGGCTACAGGAACTCGACCTACCCAGACTTAG GAAACGGCAAGATGAACCGCAGGCAGAGCATGCTCTTCTAG
- the phyh gene encoding phytanoyl-CoA dioxygenase, peroxisomal, with the protein MSRASERLRVITGHLKRPPAVIAALGTSAPSAVHPSHLPPRFRYTFNSDLLTADQRLFYEENGFILIKNLVSHDDIDKFRDEFERICRQEVEVPGLMVMRDVAIAKSEFVADQKAVSKIQDFQQDEELFRYCCLPEILKYVECFTGPNIMAMHTMLINKPPDAGKKTSRHPMHQDLHYFPFRPADHIVCAWTAMEKVDRQNGCLVVLPGTHKDTLKEHDYPEWENGVNTMYHGVRDYDPELPRVHLEMEKGDTVFFHPLLIHGSGVNRTQGFRKAISCHYASADCYYIDVMGTTQENIKNEVIQLIQKRYSSSEGITFQDSWAFRGRLVQGERTSL; encoded by the exons ATGTCTCGGGCTTCGGAAAGACTGAGAGTAATCACGGGTCATCTCAAGCGACCACCGGCTGTCATc GCTGCTCTGGGAACATCAGCTCCCAGTGCTGTTCACCCGTCTCATCTACCTCCGAGGTTCAG ATACACTTTTAATAGTGACCTGCTGACGGCAGACCAGCGGCTCTTCTATGAAGAAAATGGGTTCATTCTCATCAAGAATCTGGTTTCTCATGATGATATCGATAAGTTCAG gGACGAGTTTGAGCGCATCTGtcgacaggaagtggaggttCCAGGTCTTATGGTAATGAGGGACGTTGCGATTGCCAAGTCCGAGTTTGTTGCAGATCAGAAGGCTGTTTCCAAGATTCAAGACTTCCAACAGGATGAGGAGCTTTTCCGCTACTGCTGCCTGCCCGAG ATCCTCAAGTATGTGGAGTGTTTCACTGGCCCTAACATCATGGCCATGCACACCATGCTCATCAACAAACCTCCTGATGCAG GAAAGAAGACTTCCCGTCATCCCATGCACCAGGACCTCCATTATTTCCCCTTCAGACCAGCTGATCATATCGTCTGTGCTTGGACTGCGATGGAGAAAGTGGACCGACAGAACGGCTGCCTGGTGGTCCTGCCTGGCACTCACAAGGACACGCTGAAGGAGCATGACTACCCAGAGTGGGAG AACGGAGTGAACACGATGTACCATGGTGTGCGTGATTACGACCCAGAGCTGCCAAGGGTTCACCTGGAGATGGAGAAGGGCGACACTGTCTTCTTCCACCCGTTGCTGATTCACGGATCGGGCGTGAACAGGACTCAGGGATTCCGGAAG GCCATCTCATGCCACTATGCCAGCGCTGACTGCTACTACATCGATGTCATGGGAACCACGCAGGAGAACATAAAGAACGAAGTGATTCAGTTGATTCAGAAGAGATATTCTTCATCCGAAGGGATCACCTTCCAG GACTCTTGGGCCTTCAGGGGCCGCCTGGTGCAGGGAGAGAGGACTTCACTGTGA
- the LOC128758123 gene encoding ETS domain-containing protein Elk-3-like, with protein sequence MESSITLWQFLLQLLLDQSHKHLICWTSNDGEFKLIKSEEVAKLWGLRKNKTNMNYDKLSRALRYYYDKNIIRKVIGQKFVYKFVSFPDILRMDPALVEAGRAGEDSRVTMSESESGDEDGGRQGQVPPPRQHQVLDLHLSPKAEPGVDLHDDNSTVIRFSPATPLKSLGLSPRKVKSSPSPPQSPVCTTKGDESESNAQPLNLSSGPRERSRSVATPERKGLTHGRVSKTRKPKGLEIPSPSLYLTVNDLVSLALNSPSLPSGSLTPAFLSAQTPPGLLFTPNPLLSFWSSLSPGGPSSPAQQQSNSPLFQFPSLINGLPAPLQGLDVTPPLLLSSSSNKS encoded by the exons ATGGAGAGCTCCATCACACTCTGGCagttcctgctgcagctgctgctcgaCCAAAGCCACAAGCACCTCATTTGCTGGACGTCCAACGACGGCGAGTTCAAGCTGATCAAGTCAGAGGAGGTAGCCAAGCTGTGGGGGCTGAGGAAGAACAAGACCAACATGAACTATGACAAGCTGAGCAGAGCGCTTCGCTACTACTACGACAAA AACATCATTCGAAAAGTGATCGGCCAGAAATTTGTCTACAAGTTTGTATCATTCCCGGACATCCTGAGGATGGACCCTGCGCTGGTGGAAGCCGGGCGGGCCGGTGAGGACAGCCGGGTCACCATGTCAGAGTCGGAGAGTGGAGATGAGGACGGGGGCAGACAAGGTCAGGTCCCTCCACCCCGCCAGCACCAGGTCTTGGATCTCCATCTGTCCCCCAAGGCTGAACCTGGTGTGGACCTCCATGACGACAACTCCACCGTCATCAGATTCAGCCCGGCCACGCCCCTAAAATCTTTAGGGCTGTCGCCCCGTAAAGTGAAATCATCTCCGTCGCCACCCCAGAGTCCGGTTTGCACAACCAAGGGGGACGAGTCGGAGTCCAACGCACAACCTTTAAACCTGTCGTCCGGGCCGAGGGAGCGGTCCAGGAGCGTGGCCACACCAGAGAGGAAGGGTCTCACACACGGCAGGGTCTCTAAAACGCGGAAACCCAAAGGCCTGGAGATCCCCTCTCCTTCCCTCTACCTGACGGTCAATGACCTGGTCTCCCTTGCCCTCAACAGTCCATCCCTGCCGTCTGGATCCCTGACCCCCGCCTTCCTCTCAGCACAG ACTCCACCTGGACTGCTGTTCACCCCAAATCCTCTGCTGTCGTTCTGGTCCAGTCTGAGTCCAGGTGGTCCTTCAAGTCCGGcccagcagcagagcaacagcCCGCTCTTCCAG TTCCCCTCTTTGATAAACGGACTGCCAGCGCCTCTGCAGGGCCTGGATGTGACTCCCCCACTGCTGCTTTCATCCAGCTCCAACAAGTCCTGA